From Salvia splendens isolate huo1 chromosome 16, SspV2, whole genome shotgun sequence, a single genomic window includes:
- the LOC121770469 gene encoding uncharacterized protein LOC121770469 → MSLATQESAIGFLNSIPVLKGNTYASWRSKALIGLGIANLDYALRTEQPAPLTDESSDKDKWNFERWEHSNRMSLMIMQHAIPENFGGTVPKEATAMEFLEAIDMNFASNEKAETTSLMHKLVTMRYNGRGEIREHIMKMSNTASKLTTLNLTISDDQLVHLEEERFKQSKTESPHLATSYRGKQGKDKGKRILSEFAKGKRILPNSSRNVAGPSAKLFKKERSASV, encoded by the exons ATGTCACTTGCGA CTCAAGAATCTGCTATTGGTTTTCTAAATTCCATTCCTGTGCTAAAAGGCAATACCTATGCATCATGGAGAAGCAAGGCATTGATTGGTTTGGGGATTGCAAATTTAGACTATGCACTTCGGACAGAGCAACCCGCCCCTCTTACCGATGAAAGTTCCGATAAGGATAAATGGAATTTTGAGAGGTGGGAACACTCTAATCGCATGAGTCTTATGATTATGCAACATGCCATCCCTGAAAACTTTGGCGGTACTGTCCCGAAAGAAGCAACTGCTATGGAATTCCTCGAGGCCATTGATATGAATTTCGCAAGCAATGAAAAGGCCGAAACGACTTCATTGATGCATAAACTTGTGACTATGCGGTATAATGGCCGAGGGGAAATTCGGGAGCATATTATGAAAATGTCAAACACTGCTTCAAAGCTTACAACACTTAATTTGACGATCAGTGATGATCAACTAGTGCATTTG GAGGAAGAGAGGTTCAAGCAAAGTAAGACAGAAAGTCCTCACTTAGCTACGAGCTATAGGGGTAAACAAGGAAAGGACAAGGGAAAGAGGATTCTTTCCGAGTTCGCTAAGGGGAAGAGGATTCTTCCCAATTCCTCCCGAAATGTTGCGGGTCCATCTGCAAAACTGTTTAAGAAGGAAAGATCAGCTTCAGTTTGA